GCACTGGGTCGGTGAGCTGTGTCTGCATCGGTAAAGAGCAGAAGTTCTCCATGCGCAGCTTCAGCTAACTGTTGACACGCCCACGCCTTGCCTAGCCAACCGTTTGGCAAATCTTTCCCATTCAAAACTCTTAGGCGAGCCTCTTTTTGCTGCAATGCGGTTAGAATCTCACCAGTGCGGTCTGTGCTGTGGTCGTTGAGCACAATTACTTCAAACTTTGGGTAGTCTTGCGCAAGAAGTGAACGGACGCATCGCTCAATGTTGTGTTCTTCATTGCGAGCTGGAACAAGAATTGAAACAAAGGGGTATTCTGTCGATTCACTAAACAGAAAACGCAGGTCAAAGAGATTTTTGATTAGAATGCCGAAGAAGACCAACAGGCACGCTAAGATGAACAGTTGGTAGTAAAAGAGCGTTGCTTGGGCTGCCATCATTTGAACACAATATCGCGTACAAAAGGACTACCGATTCGATGATTCAGCTGATGAATAATGCTTTGCTTTCGGAAAGTCAGTTCGTTGCGCCATGCTGAATTTTTCACCTTCACGTGCAGTATCCCATCCACGATTTTTTCCACCTCAGAGACCCGTGCAATATGGCTACCGACGACTTCCCGCCAGAGCCGAATGGCTTTAAATTCCTCTGCCGCTATGTTGAAGTGTAGCTCGCCGTAGAGCGCATCTAAAACCACCTCAAAACGATTTGGAGCCTTTGTGTATGGCATCGTCAGCTTGA
This genomic interval from Chloroherpetonaceae bacterium contains the following:
- a CDS encoding DUF721 domain-containing protein, with protein sequence MPYTKAPNRFEVVLDALYGELHFNIAAEEFKAIRLWREVVGSHIARVSEVEKIVDGILHVKVKNSAWRNELTFRKQSIIHQLNHRIGSPFVRDIVFK